The sequence CCTTTTGCGCTGACttgcgccccgcgcgcccattCGCTGGGCACTATTGCGGTAACGTAACTGGGCCGCGGCCCACGTAACTCTgaagtcggcggcggcggaacgacgCGGCTCGCGCCGCGCGCAGCCGCTGCACGAGCCTCGCGCCGCCGGCTACGCGCAGGAAGCCGGCGGGCCCCTCCGCCTCGCCTCGGCAAGCGgcaccaccagtccaccacgcCACTCGCCGGCCGACGGGGCACAGAGCAGGCTCTGCCGCGAGGTCATCGATCGGCAGCTCGTGGAGCTGCGGCGTCGCGCCGCGGAAAAGGACACCGCGGCACGGCGGACGTGCCGGGACGAGCCTGGGAAGGCGGCCACGTCGCGTCGTGGGCGCGACGCAGCGCACGCACGGCGTTCGCCCCGCACCGTGTGGGCGCGACGCGGCGCACGCACAGCGTTCGTGCCGCCGCTGGCAGGATGAGCCGAGAGGGGCACGGCACTCGTTCGACGTGTCGCCGTGATATGAGCTCGTTTGGTTTGCGCtgtgctagtgaatagtgacactttgactgctaattatagtgtcaaacaaagtcagttgaTAAAATTAACTTCAGAACTCCGCcttaggaaccctgaagaatctaatgaggtctttgaccgtgtgattagagaatagttattgtagcatcaatgtagtcAATTATctattaattaccgtcattagattcgtcgtgaaaagttacgcCCATTCctataaaaaaattgtaaattgaCTTCATTTACTAATTTATACATAAATTTTTTTCCCGTAGGTAGCGTGAACCAAACGGGGGCACGATGGAACCCGCCGGATCGCCCGGCGCGCGGCACAAACTGAATCGACCAATCAATGCCGATACAGCCTGCGGTTGAGCCCGGCATTCAATGCCTCCTCGCCCTCGAGAGCCCGTGATCCATGAGCACGGACATGTAACAGTACAGTCCTATGGGTACGGTCACCTCTCCTGTGTCGATGTGCAGATGTTCTTGGATCTGCTGATGAAACACAGGGTGGATCAGAGCTGTGCTGTGCCGATCAGAGCTGCGCTGTGCCGCGCCGGACAGCTGCAGCTTCTGTGCAGATGGCAGACCAAACTACAGCTTCTGTTCACGAGTACAAGTAGCTTGGGAATTGGCATCAGAGGCCTGCCAATCACAGTCGTGCGCACTGAACAATCTTGTGCTCCTGTAGCCTCGTTGTAACAAATATGGCACTATTTATGCAATTTCGAGTAATTTTGGTGATCGtttgacaacacaatcaatgggactgaTGGTTTTCTTAAGTGAATATTTCTAGATCCTagagatgaagtaaaaaggccatacaaagcaatacacgaagaaagaactcaaaaaatgctgaattggatgaatTCTGCAGAAAACaagagcaccggaagaaccgatgcatgtagcatcggtgcatccgatggttgtcggaagttccgacgccctggcatcggtgcaaatctgagcaccaaatggagatcaagcgaagaccaagtcaagatagccaagtcaccggttgaaccgacggcgtcaaactaggcatcggtgcattagatgtactatattccagagacgatgtcaagcacgcaggagccaagttttcagcaccggttgaaccggtggtccatcggagcatagcaccggtgtaatgacgtcagcaggagagaaagaggccaatggctagttgagtgctgtgagtgaccggtttaaccgacacacagtcatcggttaaaccggtggtaTCGCAGACAGTGCGttagaagctcaacggctacttcaggtctaagagtgaccggatgaaccaacGTCGCCCCATACAGAGgtatcggttcatccgatggtatgcttttttctgctgaccgttggagcaacggctacaagacttggttgcctatatatatgcctcaccccggccatttgaactttactggagtcccaagacatctcatacacacccaagaacacctccaagccatacaagagctcattgatcatatccttaggttttagcactagctttgtaaagtgtgagtgctagactagctcttgagtgagtgaacaagtaaggttgagatccttgtggctgtTTCTAGAGTGGaccacacttgtattacggtgcgccggcctcttggagcaattggtggctcgccggcaagtcaacgaccctccgacttggtgtggagcggcgtcgacgacattgtgcgggggacggagacccctccttcgtgggcaatctcccttagtgaagatcgggatcaacgtgaccgtgattgtgttcacggaagagacttgattgccggaaagcgatactcttagtgagtgcttcaacaacgtggacgtaggggcgcctttgtggcaaaccgagccacgggataaatcctcgtgtcgagagttcgcttcctctcatccctcttttTAAGCTTTCACATTTCTTATTGCaacttgtatgcctttactttcttagtgtagtatcgtgctaggattggctataggttgtaaaactcttttgggatgagagttacacactaaggtgaaccgtagttgcacatctagatagattgttttagtttaagttttgtgcaaactagttgtagtcataggttaaggttttaattgtGCCTAATTCACCACCTTCTCTtcttagactagagcacccgatcactttcacccaTACAGTTCGAGGACAATCACTATAGCACGCAATCAAAGCCAGTGATCAGTGTGGTGCTACCAGTTAGGAGGAGCACGACGGATGGACAGGTCTTGCATACATCCACGGGCCCGTTTGGTTCACGCTACGCTATTTCATTCTACGGGAGAATCTTCTATGCATGAAGTAGTAAATGAATttaatttgcaaaaccttttcagagatgagtataacttttcgcgacgaatctaatgacggtaattaatagataattagctacagtgatTCTACAGCAACTATTCtgtaatcgcgcggtcaaagacttcattagattcttcagggttcctagcgcgggggttctgaagttagttttgtaaactgactttgtttgacactgtaattaACAATCAAAGTGTTACTATTTACTAGCATAGCGCAAACCAGACGGGGCCACGATCCATCCATCCAAGAGAGCGTGATCGGCCAGACTCCCCCGCCGGTTGCAGTTGCAAATGGACATTTCAATTTTCAGTCGGCAGCTAGTGCGAGGCCCCATGGCCGCCTACTCGTCGTAGCCCTTGGCCAACTCCAACCGCATCCGGAGGAGCACCATTAGGGCAGTCCCAACGGCATTGAAGAAGCCGTTTCCATCCTCATTAACCACAGCAAAAATTTAAGGCGACACACGAAGCAacgaagaaagagaagaaaaaccaTCGAAACGGTTTCTACGGCAAGGAACGACGTCGACGCATGAAAGAGGCACGAAGAAACGGCAAAATCGCCGTTGGGAGGAAACGGGTCGTTTCTATCGACCTCCAAACGCGCCGGGGCCCGCTCGCAGGACGAAGGGAGTGACGGGAGGAAGAAAGATTAAGGAGAGAGAAAACGATGAAGAGATGGAGTCTGATTTATTGACATTTATTGCTAATAGAAACTGTCCATTGGGAAGTCTGTAGTTTCTAGATGACGTGGCTGCTATGGAATGCGTGCATGATTTCTTCCGCTGGGACTGCCCTTAACGCGGGCGACGGAGACCGGACGGGCCGCATTGAACCCTCCCGTCTCCGGAAGCCTGGCGATCACAAGAGGCCACGTCGGCCgtctcctgcggcggcggcggcggcggcggcgagctggcgCGTGCGCTCCGCCCATGGCACGCATGCGTCTGACGAGACTCTGACGTGGCGATTCCGGGCGAGGGGCGCCGGAGCACGCTGCGTGCTCCGGCGCCGGAGTGGACGAGTGGTGCGCTCCGTCTCGGGCTCCGCCTGCCAATTACCTACCTACCtgttcttcatcatcatcagcagAGTTTGCGTTGTCAGTGGAGTCATGGAAGGAAAGCGCATTCGCCGTGGGCGTGTTTAGTTCGAGCCTAATTTTTTTCGttgaaatcttactaatttgaagtactaaatgaaatctatttataaaactttttgcacagatggattgtaaatcgcgagacgaatctaagaatactaattaatccatgatcaatcaataattagcggatagttactgtagcatcactgttgcaaatcatggattaagtaggctcattagattcgtctcgcgatttacagcccatttatgcaaaaaatttttgtaaatatacttcATCTAGTACTCAATGCATGTACCGAatcattcgatgtgacggtttttttgtgtttacgggattTACAGTTAAAAATCTAAACAGGTCCTAATTTGATAGCAAGTGGAGCATTATCCATTTCGTTATCTGATGAGAGCACGTGTTTGTTGCAGCGGCAAAGATTGCGAGCTTCGTACGTGGTGCCTCGGGCGACCACACACTACGCAGCAGCGCTTCAGAACCCTGCAGTGGCAGTTTACCTGACCGGACCTGACTGTTGAAGACTCTTGGATGACCAGTGGCTACTGGACTGCAGTCTGATAAGCGGTGGAAAACGATGGGGTTATGGGTGGGAGTGATTAGCCGCTGAGCAGGGTACTCAACCATTCTGACAGCGTAGCTCATCATGGGGTGGGAGTACAGAGTACTAATGAATTGACCCTGAAGGGGAATccggccgagctagtgcaatcAGGCGTGATCGGGCTGATCGATCAAGTAGAAGTAGATGATAGAACATACAGATAGCTACACGCAATTATTAATTCTTGGTCGTGCAGTGCAGGGTCTCGTTGAAAGCTGGCTGGATTAGATTTGGATCTGTCTTGACGTCACTGGGAGTTTTATGCGCATAATTATCTAGACTAAGAACTAAATAACTATACTAGATGTGTTTTatagtgatgaaactctcctcacatgtCATAAAACCTCATCTTTCTTTCTCCTTATCATGTCAGtaaaattgataatatttaatATCATAAAATTCTCCATGGAACTCATTGAGATTGGCCTTAGAGCTAAGTGTTTAGCTTTGTAGCCCAACTTTCAACTATTCAACTGCTTAGTATCTTACAGAAAAGCTTTAAGCCAGCTCCTAGTAAGCTTTGGAGATCCAATTAGGGCCTTTAGATTTCACTCAAATTCTCAGAGGTTTTGGCAAAATTTTGACAAGAGTTAAAAATAAGGTGTGACGAACAAAGCGGATACGGCAGATTTTGACAGGAAAATGACTTGGTGTATATAACCGGTGGAGCTACCACATCGCTGAAAAACTGTGACGCGCGGCGACCGGTGTAGCATCCCAACCAATGGTTCGGTGAAGCGAAAGTAAATGTGTGCCGCTGTACGTGCTCgacgccaaaaaaaaaaaaaaaacccttggCAGCGGATCTAGACCTCCGCGGGGTCCGTCAGCTATCTGATCGAGAACGAGACGTCCTGTGGCAGTGGCGAACGCGAAGCAGGACGCGACGGCTCCGGCTTGGCATAGTGCTCGACCACACCTACACCAGctagcaatggcggcggcgtcgtgctCCGGGCAGTTGGGCCGCTGCACCGGTACGTACGTGCTTCTTCCTTGGCCTCGTCGTTGTTATTAACACGCTCCCCCTCCTGCACAGGTTAGTTGGAGCAATGCAAGGCTAGGGTGGTAACGGGCTATAGTTCTAGTGGCATTTTCACAGCTCAATAAAATCCTTAAATTTTTTTAGTTCGAAATTGTATAAAATTATAGTccgattttttttaaatccGACTCTTAGATTTTTTTAGTTCAATATATTGGTCGCTTTACCACCCCTATCCAAAGCCGCGTCCACTCCCGAAAGCGAtccggtggtggcggcgtgcaGCCGTTCGGTTCCGATCCAACCGGCTACCGCATGGTTGCTAAATCCTGCTGTAAAGTGTAAACCACAACACTTTGGCGCGCCGCCGCGTTTTCACTGTCACTGCCGTCCGGTCACGTCTCGTGAATAATCCCCCATTAACTGCTGTTACTAACCGTGCGACGACGTACCCCGTCAGCACGCTGCGGCATATTAGCCTATCACCATTCACCAACCGTGCGACGACGTACcccgtcaaaaaaaaaactgtgcgACGTATCGGCTCGGGCACCGTGCACCACAAGTTTGTTCGCCGGCATGCCGCGGCACACCGTGGTCTGGTACGTGTcgagccgcggcgcggcgcacggccggcggcgcctaTAAGACCCGGCCGAGCCGCGGCGCGGAGGGGGATCACATTGCAGGCGTCGCGCGCGCGGCCTCGCTCGTTGTACTGGTCGGCGCGAGCGTTCACGCTCCTCGTGCCTCTTCTAGACTCTATAGGTGCCGGTGCGGGGCGTCGGAGGCTCGGAGCGGACCGGCCGTCCGGCCAGAGCTGCCAGCCAGCTagccagcggcggcgaggcgataTGGTGGGCGCGGCCCGGGCGtcgtcggaggtgaaggcggAGGGCTTCCTGCGGGGCGCGTGCGCggcactggcggcggcggcggcggcgctggtggggcTCAGCACGCAGACCGAGACCGTgctgctcgtccagaagaaggcCACCGTCAAGGACGTCCAGGCCCTCTGGTGAGTAGCGGTGGCTAGTGCCGGCCTCAATTCACGGGCGCGCGCTGACGCTGAcctgtgcgtgcgtgcgtgcctcGACCCGCAGGGTGCTGGCGatgtcggcggccgcggcggcggggtacCACCTGCTGCAGCTGCTCAAGTGCCTCTAcctcggccgcgccggcgccggcggcgtcaaCCCCTGCCGCCGGAGCAGCAGGGCGCTGGCATGGGCGTGCCTCCTGCTCGACAAGGTAAGCCTCGCCAAGCCAACTCCCTCGTCGCTCCTACTCGATCTCCTTTCCGAAGGAAGGATTTCATTATTCCTCCTTTCGGAGTCCGATGGAGGAAAAAGAAACGCCTTTCTTGTTGTTACAGTGTATACCGGCTCACAATCGATCGCAACGTAATCAAATCCTATGGAAATCATAAAGCAAAATATGCATACATACACGGCCCATGAATGAAATCGGATGAAATTGGTGTAAATTCAAGCTCCGACCTTCGGAAAGGAAACAAAAACAAGGCTACACTGGTGTGTTGAGTCGAGCCCTTAGTCTAGCCGCGCCATCGATTTCGTTCGTTGGACGATGAGTATTCAGAACTGTGTGCAGCTTTTTTTTTGTCAGTTTACCTGACCATCACCATACTTGGAAGGAGCATCACCATCACCGAATTTATCAAATGATTCTAACTAGTGATAGCACTGAGCTATCAACTGATCGTCCCTACTATTAATTAGCACATTTAATTTCACAGTTGTTTTACCTTCAGCATACGGTAGGTATGACACTGTACTCTAGTCCAACACACACTTGTCGTTGTTATGCTTGTAGCTGCTCCGAGACGGTACTTCAGTACCCCAATTTTCAGATTGCCCCCCATCAGTTCTTTTTTTAccggaaagaaagaaagaaagaaaaaaaaggagagatacAAAAGTGCTCATCAGTTTACTTCGAACATGATTGAAAGTTAAGGATAGGGTTTGTTGCACCACATCATCTGCATCACTGTTGTTTCCTTTAAGCACACCAAGATCCGCCATTAATGGAGGTGGTTCCAAGAGAATGCGGGGATTTATGCAAGCCCTCCCTCACCATCCGTCCATTAATAAGAGCAGCTAGCCTTGCGTGCTCATGTGGTTATGTGGATCCGCCCGGTGGAGTAGTACGGCGCGTCTCCATGTGAGGAGCTGCGAGCGAGTGATCGCAGTCGGTTAAGAACCACTTTAATTGTACTCCGTAGTAGGGGATCTATTTGCAGCTAGGACCTCAAAAGGATGGAGGGCGGTGTTTAGATGTGAAAAGTTTGCGAAAAGTGAAGTTGAAAagtattgtaatattttttcgtttatatgtggtaaatattgtcataTTATGggttaactagactcaaaaaattcatctcgcaatgtacattcaaactgtgcaataaatTATTTTGCTTACCCACATTTAGTGTTCCATGCAtgcgtcatttgctatatttaatatttcgatgtgttTTTGATGTGACGGAAAGTTTGAAAACTTTGGAGAAACTAAACACAGAGGAGGCTTTCACTTTACAGTACTCCCTCATTAGAAAAACTTTAGGTCTTATTCGGTTATATGGGTTTGATTCCAAGCTCGAAATAATAGGTATAACAAGAAACTTACGAAAGATACAACAGAAGATTAGGATTTTTGTTCTATTCTGCTGGCAACTAGTAGTAGTGCTTTtctcacatcaaatcagcaccaaccatCAACCACCAGCTAGCgagtagtatttttctctcacagcaagTCAGCGCcagtcaccagccacagcctgCCAAACATAGTGAGATGAGGACCTAATTGTAATAAAATAGACCAATGATAGGTCGGAATAAATTCTGCTCTCTTATTGTATCTATTATTTTCAGTCTGAAATAAATTCCAACTGAACGAGACCTTAgtcaaatcaaataaatagaagGATAGATAAAATTTTAGCCTTGTGATTT comes from Panicum virgatum strain AP13 chromosome 4K, P.virgatum_v5, whole genome shotgun sequence and encodes:
- the LOC120704928 gene encoding CASP-like protein 2C1; this translates as MVGAARASSEVKAEGFLRGACAALAAAAAALVGLSTQTETVLLVQKKATVKDVQALWVLAMSAAAAAGYHLLQLLKCLYLGRAGAGGVNPCRRSSRALAWACLLLDKACAYTTFATTVAAAQACVIALGGAHALQWTKLCNIYTRFCEQVAGSLVLGMLAAVGTAVLSAVSARNVVRLYPPPPYAAGH